Proteins from a single region of Metallibacterium scheffleri:
- a CDS encoding helix-turn-helix transcriptional regulator, with product MLVWTLLLLQHRALAAQGRRMAGHTQTLYRQWLVLQMIPRAPRKVSAREIVQRLRAEGQDATKRTVERDLIALSAIFPLQADERAKPYGWSFDHAAPGFSLPGMSPLQAIVLRLARSHLGRLLPAHLDEALQPYFRQAEQVLAGVGRDGHRFDWDRHVAVVEPTPPLLPPDIDGAVLETVHVALDRGQRLHLTYDSRSQQKTLCYTVNPLGLVYRGAVGYLVATIVPYDDPRQLALHRIRAAESLDETATHPADFDLRAYARSGAFGFLDEGPIELVLRMQRPAAQHLYETPLSTDQRIDDDGPDHVRIRATVNLTSQLRWWILGFGGQVEVLAPLRLRELIIQDRSTP from the coding sequence ATGCTTGTCTGGACGCTGCTGCTGCTGCAGCATCGGGCGCTTGCTGCCCAGGGTCGTCGCATGGCCGGACACACGCAGACGCTGTATCGGCAGTGGCTGGTGCTGCAGATGATTCCGCGCGCGCCGCGCAAAGTCAGCGCGCGCGAGATCGTCCAGCGTCTGCGCGCCGAAGGACAGGACGCCACCAAGCGCACCGTCGAGCGCGACCTGATCGCGCTGTCCGCGATCTTTCCGCTGCAAGCCGACGAGCGCGCCAAGCCCTATGGCTGGAGCTTTGATCACGCTGCGCCCGGCTTCTCGTTGCCGGGCATGTCGCCGTTGCAGGCGATCGTGCTGCGGCTGGCGCGCAGTCATCTCGGCCGATTGCTGCCGGCGCATCTCGATGAAGCTTTGCAGCCGTATTTCCGCCAGGCCGAGCAAGTGCTTGCCGGCGTGGGCCGCGATGGCCACCGCTTCGACTGGGATCGGCATGTGGCCGTGGTCGAGCCCACGCCACCGCTGTTGCCGCCGGACATCGATGGCGCCGTGCTGGAGACCGTGCACGTCGCGCTTGATCGCGGTCAACGCCTGCACCTGACCTACGACAGCCGCAGTCAGCAGAAAACGCTGTGCTACACCGTGAACCCGCTGGGTCTGGTCTACCGCGGCGCAGTGGGCTATCTGGTGGCGACCATCGTCCCGTATGACGACCCGCGCCAGCTCGCGCTGCACCGCATCCGCGCCGCCGAGTCGCTCGATGAAACCGCCACGCATCCCGCTGACTTCGACCTGCGCGCCTATGCGCGCTCGGGTGCGTTCGGGTTTCTCGATGAAGGTCCGATCGAGCTGGTGCTGCGTATGCAGCGCCCGGCTGCGCAACACCTCTACGAGACCCCGCTGAGCACCGACCAGCGCATCGACGACGACGGGCCGGACCACGTGCGCATTCGCGCCACGGTCAACCTGACTTCGCAGTTGCGCTGGTGGATATTGGGGTTTGGCGGGCAGGTGGAAGTTCTGGCACCACTCCGGCTCCGCGAGCTCATCATCCAGGATCGAAGCACACCCTGA
- a CDS encoding ParA family protein, producing the protein MRKLLVVNRKGGVGKTTLVTNLAAAYAQGGKRTVLIDADPQGSSLRWCARRPAALPGVLGIDGTRRNALAQVPHDSERLLIDSPAGASAAQLAPWLDEVDALLVPVLPSVIDLEATLPLLHELAAVPRIKRGKLAVGLVANRLKPWTNASQQALETLRGFGVPLVAELRDSQAYVLLAGLGKGLFDFNSEQVRGHQEDWLPLLRWIKRNC; encoded by the coding sequence ATGCGCAAGCTGCTGGTGGTCAATCGCAAGGGTGGCGTGGGCAAGACCACGCTGGTGACCAATCTGGCCGCGGCGTATGCGCAGGGCGGCAAGCGCACGGTGCTGATCGACGCCGATCCGCAGGGCTCCAGCCTGCGCTGGTGCGCGCGGCGGCCCGCTGCGCTGCCCGGCGTGCTGGGCATCGACGGCACGCGGCGCAACGCGTTGGCGCAGGTGCCGCACGACAGCGAACGCCTGCTGATCGACAGCCCGGCCGGAGCCAGTGCCGCGCAGCTCGCGCCGTGGCTGGATGAAGTGGATGCGCTGCTGGTGCCGGTGTTGCCTTCGGTGATCGATCTGGAAGCCACGTTGCCGCTGCTGCACGAACTGGCCGCCGTGCCGCGCATCAAGCGCGGCAAGCTGGCGGTGGGCCTGGTGGCCAATCGCCTCAAGCCATGGACCAACGCCAGCCAGCAGGCGCTGGAAACCCTGCGCGGCTTCGGCGTGCCGCTGGTGGCCGAGCTGCGCGACAGTCAGGCCTACGTGCTGCTGGCCGGTCTCGGCAAGGGCCTGTTCGATTTCAATTCCGAGCAGGTGCGCGGGCATCAGGAAGACTGGTTGCCGCTGCTGCGCTGGATCAAGCGCAATTGTTGA
- a CDS encoding SixA phosphatase family protein, which produces MNSDMHELVLLRHAEARAPHGKQDDFDRVLSARGQADAGRLGVWLKQQNLRFDQVYASPSVRTRSTLASALPDHVLDAHLLPQLYLADREVLQTLLEQIPPRGRVLLLGHNPGMEQFAGALCGWLAPRALPTCGLLRLRLEAAGKASLIESWQP; this is translated from the coding sequence GTGAATTCCGACATGCATGAGCTGGTGCTGCTGCGCCATGCCGAGGCGCGTGCGCCGCATGGCAAACAGGATGATTTCGATCGCGTGCTCAGCGCGCGCGGCCAGGCCGATGCCGGGCGCCTCGGCGTCTGGCTCAAGCAGCAGAACCTGCGTTTCGATCAGGTCTACGCATCACCCTCGGTGCGCACGCGCAGCACGCTGGCCAGTGCGCTGCCCGATCACGTGCTCGACGCGCATCTGCTGCCGCAGTTGTATCTCGCTGACAGGGAGGTCTTGCAGACGCTGCTCGAGCAGATTCCGCCACGTGGACGCGTGCTGTTGCTCGGCCACAATCCGGGCATGGAGCAGTTCGCCGGCGCGCTGTGCGGCTGGCTGGCGCCGCGCGCGCTGCCCACCTGCGGGTTGCTGCGCCTGCGTCTGGAGGCCGCTGGCAAAGCCAGTCTCATCGAGTCCTGGCAGCCGTGA
- a CDS encoding YceI family protein produces the protein MKPLRGWLLLVLCCGVALQTSSAATLLQVDAARSHVEFGVHVLWFGKVIGVLDKLSGRVHALGAGRVQVDLRVDTRALRMQSRDYQRFASGPEFFDSAQYPRIDFRSAPFALATLVSGGTVDGAVTLRGITRNVVFTVLPQPCAALAALQDADAPADSGSSMRAATSASGAAAATSAFAANATMAVAPAVPDSIAVPAVATSMAADAAAAAVPRDSCRVLARGNIRRSDFGMRGHRFTVADRIELGLVLWLRRVDAAHDAATARGASVLSPAAAASVVNPARASSTSPPRG, from the coding sequence ATGAAGCCTCTGCGTGGCTGGCTGCTGCTGGTGTTGTGCTGCGGCGTTGCACTGCAGACAAGCAGCGCCGCCACGCTGCTGCAAGTCGACGCGGCGCGCTCGCATGTCGAGTTCGGCGTGCATGTGCTGTGGTTCGGCAAGGTCATCGGCGTGCTGGACAAACTCAGCGGCCGTGTCCACGCGCTGGGTGCGGGCCGTGTGCAGGTGGACCTGCGCGTGGACACGCGCGCGCTGCGCATGCAAAGCCGCGATTACCAGCGTTTCGCCAGCGGCCCCGAATTTTTCGACAGCGCGCAGTACCCGCGCATCGACTTCCGCTCGGCGCCGTTCGCGCTGGCCACCCTCGTCAGCGGCGGCACGGTGGATGGCGCGGTGACGCTGCGCGGCATCACCCGTAACGTGGTGTTTACGGTGTTGCCGCAGCCCTGCGCGGCGCTCGCGGCATTGCAGGACGCCGATGCGCCCGCTGACTCCGGCAGCAGCATGCGCGCCGCGACCAGCGCTAGCGGCGCGGCGGCGGCCACGTCCGCGTTTGCAGCCAACGCGACCATGGCAGTCGCGCCCGCTGTGCCCGACAGCATCGCCGTGCCCGCCGTGGCGACCAGCATGGCTGCCGACGCTGCCGCTGCCGCCGTCCCGCGCGACAGTTGCCGCGTGCTGGCGCGCGGCAACATCCGGCGCAGTGACTTCGGCATGCGCGGCCACCGCTTCACCGTCGCTGATCGTATCGAACTGGGGCTGGTGCTGTGGCTGCGCCGCGTCGACGCTGCGCATGATGCCGCGACCGCGCGGGGCGCGTCCGTGCTCAGCCCCGCAGCGGCGGCTTCGGTTGTCAACCCGGCACGGGCGTCGTCGACCAGCCCGCCGCGCGGATGA
- the hemC gene encoding hydroxymethylbilane synthase, producing MSSLPLRIATRQSALALWQAEHVAQRLRAAHPGLAVELVPMTTRGDQVLDRPLAEIGGKGLFLKELEVALLQQRADIAVHSLKDVPAALEPGFALIAILARADAADAFVSNTHAALLDLPRRARVGTSSLRRQAQLRALRPDLELLDLRGNVNTRLARLDGGHYDAIVLAAAGLERLGLAARIRSRLAAPDWLPAPGQAAIAVEARAGDTRISALLAPLHDAETDVVVRAERAFNAALGGSCTLPVGAWAVLGEHELHLYGLVGDAVRGTLLRADLAGTAQAPEALGQLLGAMLLREGAAALLGQ from the coding sequence ATGAGCTCATTACCGCTGCGTATCGCCACCCGGCAAAGCGCGCTGGCCCTGTGGCAGGCCGAGCACGTCGCGCAGCGCCTGCGCGCCGCGCATCCGGGCCTCGCCGTGGAACTGGTGCCGATGACCACGCGCGGCGACCAGGTGCTGGATCGGCCGTTGGCCGAAATCGGCGGCAAGGGGCTGTTCCTCAAGGAGCTGGAAGTCGCGCTGCTGCAGCAGCGCGCCGACATCGCCGTGCATTCACTCAAGGACGTGCCCGCCGCACTCGAGCCGGGCTTCGCGCTGATCGCGATCCTGGCGCGCGCCGATGCCGCCGATGCGTTCGTCAGCAACACGCATGCCGCGCTGCTGGACCTGCCGCGGCGCGCGCGCGTGGGCACCTCGTCGCTGCGCCGCCAGGCGCAATTGCGCGCGCTGCGCCCGGACCTGGAACTGCTGGATCTGCGCGGCAACGTCAACACGCGCCTGGCCAGGCTCGATGGCGGCCACTACGACGCCATCGTGCTGGCCGCGGCCGGGCTGGAGCGCCTGGGACTCGCGGCGCGCATCCGCAGCCGCCTCGCCGCACCCGACTGGCTGCCGGCGCCAGGACAGGCCGCGATCGCCGTGGAAGCGCGCGCCGGCGACACGCGCATCAGCGCCCTGCTGGCACCATTGCACGATGCCGAAACCGATGTGGTGGTGCGCGCCGAGCGTGCCTTCAATGCCGCCCTCGGCGGCAGTTGCACCCTGCCGGTAGGCGCCTGGGCCGTGCTCGGCGAACACGAGTTGCATCTGTACGGATTGGTCGGCGACGCCGTGCGCGGCACCTTGCTGCGCGCCGATCTGGCCGGCACCGCGCAGGCACCCGAGGCGCTGGGCCAGCTCCTCGGCGCGATGCTGCTGCGCGAGGGCGCGGCGGCGTTGCTGGGACAGTAA
- a CDS encoding LytR/AlgR family response regulator transcription factor produces MRVLIADDEPLARTRLEMLLRDCPGAELVGSVASASAALAALPELKPTVLLLDIGMPGVDGLALAERIARMAPPPQVVFCTAYAQHALRAYELKAADYLLKPVRIERLREALERARKLHIESAAARPHLSGMVRGARLRVPLDEVIALLADEKYVTVHHQGGTLLIEDSLRTLEQAHPERWLRLHRSCLIPRERLLGLNTQTDGRIVAQLAGSTLQPEVSRRNLPTVRAWLRHP; encoded by the coding sequence ATGCGCGTACTGATCGCCGATGACGAACCGCTGGCGCGCACGCGCCTGGAGATGCTGCTGCGCGATTGCCCAGGCGCCGAGCTGGTCGGCAGCGTGGCCAGCGCCAGCGCGGCGCTGGCCGCGCTGCCCGAACTCAAGCCCACCGTGCTGCTGCTGGATATCGGAATGCCCGGCGTCGATGGTCTGGCGCTGGCCGAGCGCATCGCGCGCATGGCGCCGCCGCCACAGGTGGTGTTTTGCACCGCGTACGCGCAGCACGCGCTGCGCGCTTACGAACTGAAAGCCGCCGACTATCTGCTCAAGCCGGTGCGCATCGAACGCCTGCGCGAGGCGCTGGAACGTGCGCGCAAGCTGCACATCGAGAGCGCCGCGGCGCGTCCGCATCTCAGCGGCATGGTGCGCGGCGCGCGTCTGCGCGTGCCGCTGGATGAGGTGATCGCCCTGCTCGCGGACGAAAAATACGTGACCGTGCACCATCAGGGCGGCACGCTGCTGATCGAGGATTCGTTGCGCACGCTCGAGCAGGCGCACCCTGAGCGCTGGCTGCGCCTGCATCGCAGTTGCCTGATTCCGCGCGAGCGCCTGCTCGGCCTCAACACCCAGACGGACGGGCGCATCGTCGCGCAGCTCGCTGGCAGTACCCTGCAACCCGAAGTCAGCCGTCGCAACCTGCCCACGGTGCGCGCGTGGCTGCGCCACCCGTGA
- a CDS encoding sensor histidine kinase yields the protein MRVPRHALPDFCHGGELLALAVVALLVAVVMQLAPSADAHLRVWSLSLLFAAWLALLLGVTLCKTRPLLQRLPGAWPWAGAWLLSVLLVLVAASVVWWLDHALGTGLAARNGARFVLGSSAATALVGAALLRYLWVLDDWRERRDALARAQLEALQARIRPHFLFNSLNTALALVSIDPQAAERTLENLSDLFRAALDDPRAGTLGEELDLIERYLAIEQLRLGARLRVTRDWDDLPRDLPLPRLLLQPLVENAIHHGIAACSAGGTLELHGERMDGTLLIRIRNPLPESPARAGTGHGLANVRARIGYHFGARAVLEAGAVDAHWQVTLRLPDARTDRR from the coding sequence ATGCGCGTGCCGCGCCACGCGCTGCCCGACTTCTGCCACGGCGGCGAGCTGCTGGCGCTGGCCGTGGTGGCGCTGCTGGTGGCGGTGGTGATGCAACTGGCGCCCAGCGCCGATGCGCATCTGCGCGTGTGGTCGCTGAGCCTGCTGTTCGCGGCGTGGCTGGCGCTGCTGCTGGGCGTCACCTTGTGCAAAACGCGACCACTGTTGCAGCGTCTGCCGGGCGCCTGGCCATGGGCCGGCGCGTGGCTGCTCAGCGTGCTGCTGGTGCTGGTCGCCGCCAGCGTGGTGTGGTGGCTCGATCACGCGCTGGGCACCGGGCTGGCCGCGCGCAACGGCGCGCGCTTCGTGCTCGGCAGCAGCGCGGCCACCGCGCTGGTCGGCGCCGCGCTGCTGCGCTATCTGTGGGTGCTGGATGACTGGCGCGAGCGCCGCGATGCGCTGGCGCGCGCGCAACTGGAGGCGCTGCAGGCGCGCATTCGCCCGCACTTCCTGTTCAACAGCCTCAATACCGCGCTGGCGCTGGTATCGATCGATCCGCAGGCCGCCGAGCGCACGCTGGAGAATCTGTCCGACCTGTTCCGTGCCGCGCTGGACGACCCGCGCGCGGGCACGCTGGGCGAGGAGCTCGACCTGATCGAGCGCTATCTCGCCATCGAGCAGTTGCGCCTGGGCGCGCGCCTGCGCGTCACCCGCGACTGGGACGATCTGCCGCGCGACCTGCCGCTACCGCGCCTGCTGCTGCAGCCGCTGGTCGAGAACGCCATCCATCACGGTATCGCCGCGTGTAGCGCTGGCGGCACGCTGGAGCTGCACGGCGAGCGCATGGACGGCACGCTGCTGATCCGCATCCGCAATCCGCTGCCGGAGTCACCGGCGCGCGCCGGTACCGGGCATGGGCTGGCCAACGTGCGTGCGCGCATCGGCTACCATTTCGGCGCGCGCGCGGTGCTCGAGGCTGGCGCCGTGGATGCGCACTGGCAAGTAACCCTGCGGCTGCCCGATGCGCGTACTGATCGCCGATGA
- a CDS encoding alpha/beta hydrolase, with protein sequence MDTRQAPELLPAVEIASGPSPRHSIIWLHGLGADGHDFAPIVPELTRGLAPLRFVFPHAPQRAVTINGGLRMRAWYDIRSFDLGHRADEAGLRESMAQVEALIEHERNAHGIAADKVFLAGFSQGGAVALCAALRHAQPLAGVIALSTYMPLADQLASERSAANAHLPVFMGHGSLDPVVPQVLGAAARDALGALGHTVDWHSYTMAHAVLPQEIADLRAWLARRMGD encoded by the coding sequence ATGGATACCCGCCAAGCCCCCGAACTCCTGCCCGCGGTCGAAATCGCCAGCGGCCCTTCACCCCGGCACAGCATCATCTGGCTGCACGGCCTCGGCGCCGATGGCCACGATTTCGCGCCGATCGTGCCCGAGCTCACGCGCGGCCTGGCGCCGCTGCGTTTCGTGTTTCCGCATGCGCCGCAACGCGCGGTGACCATCAACGGCGGCCTGCGCATGCGCGCGTGGTACGACATCCGCAGCTTCGATCTGGGCCATCGCGCCGACGAGGCTGGGCTGCGCGAGTCGATGGCGCAGGTCGAGGCGCTCATCGAGCACGAACGCAACGCGCACGGCATTGCAGCGGACAAGGTATTCCTGGCCGGCTTTTCGCAGGGCGGCGCGGTGGCGCTGTGCGCAGCACTACGTCATGCGCAGCCACTGGCCGGGGTGATCGCGCTGTCCACCTACATGCCGCTGGCCGATCAGCTCGCCAGCGAGCGCAGCGCCGCCAACGCACATCTGCCGGTGTTCATGGGCCATGGCAGCCTCGATCCGGTGGTGCCGCAGGTGTTGGGCGCGGCGGCGCGCGATGCGCTCGGCGCACTCGGCCACACGGTCGATTGGCACAGCTACACGATGGCGCATGCCGTGCTGCCGCAGGAGATCGCCGACCTGCGCGCGTGGCTGGCGCGCCGGATGGGCGACTGA
- a CDS encoding DUF481 domain-containing protein encodes MTPRITLRILCAALLLALSLPALAADGASGSPTKSSDPQGWSGSGQLGLAATTGNTRSQNLNAGLDLKFTGDNWIYHFDASALRSRGVISVSLPGPGGTPVDVNQYRVTANRYTFGGSAALVLDADNRLVSTMRYDHDNFSSYRYQAAVAVSWGHVLLKSAATDLDFEIGPGIKRYRVEGDLANHSAGIVRGALNYQQKLTDNTRIENHLLVEAASFDTFAENTTNLVVQMNKRLALKVGFQIRHNTKLNNTLLLNSTGGTSKTDTLLTTNLVYNF; translated from the coding sequence ATGACCCCCCGAATCACCCTTCGCATCCTCTGCGCCGCGCTGTTGCTGGCGCTCAGCCTGCCCGCCCTGGCCGCTGACGGCGCATCGGGCAGCCCGACGAAAAGCAGCGATCCGCAAGGCTGGTCCGGCAGCGGTCAACTGGGCCTGGCCGCCACCACCGGCAACACGCGCTCGCAAAACCTCAACGCCGGGCTCGATCTCAAATTCACCGGCGACAACTGGATCTATCACTTCGATGCCAGCGCGCTGCGCAGCCGCGGCGTGATCAGCGTGAGCTTGCCCGGACCGGGCGGCACGCCGGTCGACGTCAACCAGTATCGCGTCACCGCCAATCGCTACACCTTCGGCGGCAGTGCGGCGCTGGTACTCGATGCGGACAATCGTCTGGTCAGCACCATGCGCTACGACCATGACAATTTTTCGTCTTATCGCTATCAGGCCGCGGTCGCGGTGAGCTGGGGCCATGTGCTGCTCAAGAGTGCCGCGACGGATCTGGACTTCGAGATCGGCCCGGGCATCAAGCGCTATCGCGTGGAAGGCGACCTTGCCAATCACTCGGCCGGCATTGTGCGCGGCGCGCTCAACTACCAGCAGAAGCTCACCGACAACACGCGCATCGAAAACCACCTGCTGGTCGAAGCAGCCAGCTTCGACACCTTCGCCGAGAACACCACCAATCTCGTCGTGCAGATGAACAAGCGCCTGGCGCTGAAGGTGGGCTTCCAGATCCGCCACAACACCAAGCTCAACAACACGCTGCTGCTGAACTCGACCGGCGGCACCTCGAAGACCGACACGCTGCTCACGACCAACCTGGTCTACAACTTCTGA
- a CDS encoding helix-turn-helix transcriptional regulator produces MDRYERIVLLHRLLRAARRPVPLARLIDELGCSRATVYRDVAYLRDALGAPIETGDGEAASFRYAETAAATFELPGFWFNSEELAALLALHAVVARADPGVLSSALAPFRARIERLLTEHAGGQAPPLERIRVLAQGVRRLDEHVFRSVAAGVLARQQLRFLYRARSTGNETRRVVSPQRMVHYRDNWYLDAWDEDKDALRSFAVDRMRQVETPGARARDVPDAELDAVLAAGYGIFSGTPRAIAVLRFSAHAARWVADTHWHSQQEGHFMADGRYELKVPYANSRELLMDVLKYGPDAEVVAPLPLREEMKSLLALAQQTYQRGPRG; encoded by the coding sequence ATGGATCGCTACGAGCGCATCGTGCTGTTGCATCGCCTGTTGCGCGCTGCGCGCCGGCCCGTGCCACTGGCGCGGCTGATCGACGAGCTGGGCTGTTCGCGCGCCACCGTGTATCGCGACGTCGCCTACCTGCGCGACGCGCTGGGCGCGCCGATTGAAACCGGTGACGGCGAGGCCGCCAGCTTCCGCTACGCCGAGACCGCGGCCGCCACCTTCGAGCTGCCCGGGTTCTGGTTCAACAGCGAAGAACTGGCGGCGCTGCTGGCGCTGCATGCCGTGGTGGCGCGCGCCGATCCGGGCGTGCTGTCCAGCGCGCTGGCGCCGTTCCGCGCGCGCATCGAGCGCCTGCTGACCGAGCACGCCGGTGGTCAGGCGCCGCCACTGGAACGCATCCGCGTGCTGGCACAGGGCGTGCGCCGGCTCGACGAGCACGTGTTCCGCAGCGTCGCTGCCGGCGTGCTGGCGCGGCAGCAACTGCGCTTCCTTTACCGGGCGCGCTCCACCGGCAATGAAACGCGGCGCGTGGTGTCGCCGCAGCGCATGGTGCACTACCGCGACAACTGGTACCTGGACGCCTGGGACGAGGACAAGGACGCGCTGCGCAGCTTCGCCGTGGATCGCATGCGTCAGGTCGAAACCCCCGGCGCGCGCGCGCGCGACGTGCCCGACGCCGAGCTCGACGCGGTGCTGGCCGCGGGCTACGGTATTTTTTCCGGCACGCCGCGCGCCATCGCGGTGCTGCGCTTCTCCGCGCACGCCGCGCGCTGGGTGGCCGACACGCACTGGCACTCGCAGCAGGAGGGACACTTCATGGCGGATGGCCGCTACGAGCTGAAGGTGCCCTACGCCAACTCGCGCGAATTGCTGATGGACGTGCTCAAGTACGGGCCCGATGCCGAGGTGGTCGCGCCACTGCCGCTGCGCGAGGAAATGAAATCACTGCTGGCGCTGGCCCAGCAGACCTACCAGCGCGGGCCGCGCGGATGA
- a CDS encoding patatin-like phospholipase family protein, with amino-acid sequence MSASLPPVKPRVALALGSGGAKGLAHIGVIAALEEAGFEVGAISGSSIGALVGGIYALGKLDVYRDWVCSLDKLDVLRLVDWTLTGAGLIKGERIIAAVRDLVGEADIETLPISFTAVATDLERQREVWISRGPLFDAIRASIAIPSVFHPHVVDGHRLVDGGLLNPVPVTPLLRERYDHLIAVSLDGPRRGHAKPATEPVPQGPYRQRFASFVQHLTGHTPAEPAPKPAQEPNWISLMGQTMDMMQGNLARLRLAAYRPDLLIELPRDCCAVYEFYRAEEMIALGHAVAAQRLADWPIAQALPVDAAAPLVGHDDSDHG; translated from the coding sequence ATGAGCGCGTCGCTGCCGCCGGTCAAGCCGCGCGTGGCGCTGGCGCTGGGTTCGGGTGGCGCCAAGGGGCTGGCGCACATCGGCGTGATCGCGGCGCTTGAGGAGGCCGGCTTCGAAGTCGGCGCCATCTCCGGCAGCTCGATCGGCGCGCTGGTCGGCGGCATCTACGCGCTCGGCAAGCTCGATGTGTACCGCGACTGGGTGTGCTCGCTGGACAAGCTCGACGTGCTGCGCCTGGTCGACTGGACGCTCACCGGCGCCGGCCTGATCAAGGGCGAGCGCATCATCGCCGCGGTGCGCGATCTGGTTGGCGAGGCCGACATCGAAACCCTGCCGATCAGCTTCACCGCCGTGGCCACCGACCTGGAGCGCCAACGCGAGGTGTGGATCTCGCGTGGGCCGCTGTTCGATGCCATTCGCGCCTCCATCGCCATTCCCAGCGTGTTTCACCCGCACGTGGTCGACGGCCATCGCCTCGTCGATGGCGGCCTGCTCAACCCGGTGCCGGTGACGCCGCTGCTGCGCGAGCGCTATGACCATCTGATCGCCGTGAGTCTGGACGGCCCGCGTCGCGGCCACGCCAAACCGGCCACCGAACCCGTGCCGCAGGGTCCGTATCGGCAGCGCTTTGCCAGTTTCGTGCAGCATCTCACCGGCCACACCCCGGCCGAGCCCGCGCCCAAGCCCGCGCAGGAACCCAACTGGATCAGCCTGATGGGCCAGACGATGGACATGATGCAGGGCAACCTCGCGCGCCTGCGCCTGGCCGCGTACCGGCCCGACCTGCTCATCGAATTGCCGCGCGACTGCTGCGCCGTGTACGAGTTTTACCGCGCCGAGGAAATGATCGCTCTGGGTCATGCCGTGGCCGCGCAGCGGCTGGCCGACTGGCCCATTGCGCAGGCGCTGCCGGTTGACGCTGCGGCGCCTTTGGTCGGGCACGACGACAGCGATCATGGCTGA
- a CDS encoding M20/M25/M40 family metallo-hydrolase, giving the protein MRAAALLTALIALPLAAWAAPATPPAADFHPGLRHIAQAVSPAALQDTVRTLVGFGTRHTLSETASNTRGIGAARRWVKSRFATISTDCGGCLQIITPAQTFTGPRIPRPTEVQDVVAILRGTSDPQRVIVITGHLDSRVTDIMNSTSDAPGADDDGSGVAAVIEAVRVLSKYRFPATLVFAVDSGEEQGLYGGKVLAGYAVAHGWQVEADLNNDIIGGISGEDGVIDNTTVRLFAQGLKSTLTPQQVRTLNYTGGEVDSPSRNLARFIGTLAPRYVDNLHVRLVYRTDRYQRGGDQVEFLDAGYPAVRFTERSENYTHEHQDVRKVNGQQYGDVLAGVDFPYLAKVTALNAVAMAALARAPAPPAGVVISGAVTVDTTVRRQPVPGAVGYRVWWRDTTAPAWQHSRWVPADTAARGRDGALSITLDKVNIDDWFFGVSSVSADGYASPVVFPGPNGDFARSVPAAEH; this is encoded by the coding sequence ATGCGCGCCGCAGCGCTGCTGACCGCACTCATCGCCCTGCCGCTGGCGGCCTGGGCCGCGCCGGCCACGCCGCCAGCGGCGGATTTCCACCCCGGGCTGCGCCACATCGCACAGGCCGTCAGCCCTGCCGCGCTGCAGGACACGGTGCGCACGCTGGTCGGTTTCGGCACGCGCCACACGCTCAGCGAGACCGCCTCGAACACGCGCGGCATCGGCGCCGCGCGGCGCTGGGTGAAATCGCGCTTCGCGACCATCAGCACCGACTGCGGCGGCTGTCTGCAGATCATCACGCCCGCGCAAACCTTCACCGGGCCACGCATCCCCAGGCCCACCGAGGTACAGGACGTGGTCGCGATCCTGCGTGGCACATCCGATCCGCAGCGCGTGATCGTGATCACCGGGCACCTGGATTCGCGCGTCACCGACATCATGAACTCGACATCCGACGCGCCCGGTGCCGACGACGATGGCTCCGGCGTCGCCGCGGTGATCGAGGCCGTGCGCGTGCTCAGCAAGTACCGCTTTCCGGCCACCCTGGTGTTCGCCGTCGACTCCGGCGAGGAACAGGGCCTGTATGGCGGCAAGGTGCTGGCCGGGTATGCCGTGGCGCACGGCTGGCAGGTCGAGGCCGATCTCAACAACGACATCATCGGCGGCATCAGCGGCGAGGACGGCGTGATCGACAACACCACCGTCCGCCTGTTCGCGCAGGGCCTGAAGAGCACGCTGACGCCGCAGCAGGTGCGCACGCTCAACTACACCGGTGGCGAGGTCGATTCGCCCTCGCGCAATCTGGCGCGCTTCATCGGCACGCTGGCGCCGCGCTATGTGGACAACCTGCATGTGCGCCTGGTCTACCGCACCGACCGCTACCAGCGCGGTGGCGACCAGGTCGAGTTTCTCGACGCCGGCTACCCTGCGGTGCGCTTCACCGAGCGCAGCGAGAACTACACCCACGAGCACCAGGACGTGCGCAAGGTGAACGGCCAGCAGTACGGCGACGTGCTCGCTGGCGTGGACTTTCCGTACTTGGCCAAGGTCACCGCGCTCAACGCCGTGGCCATGGCCGCGCTGGCGCGCGCGCCAGCGCCGCCCGCGGGCGTGGTCATCAGCGGCGCGGTCACCGTCGACACCACGGTGCGCAGGCAGCCGGTGCCCGGTGCCGTCGGCTATCGCGTGTGGTGGCGCGACACCACCGCGCCCGCATGGCAGCACAGCCGCTGGGTGCCCGCCGATACCGCCGCGCGCGGCAGGGACGGCGCGCTGTCCATCACGCTGGACAAGGTCAACATCGACGACTGGTTCTTCGGTGTCAGCAGCGTTTCCGCCGACGGCTACGCCAGCCCGGTGGTGTTCCCCGGACCCAACGGCGACTTCGCGCGCAGCGTGCCGGCGGCGGAACACTGA